TAAAGAAATTGTGATGCAGATGAGTGATGTTGCAATTCGAGTAGACAAACTAGGCAAACAGTACCGCATTGGGAAATCCCAGGCGGGTTATCAGACGTTTCGCGAATCCATCAGCGGAGCACTTGTCGCACCTTTGCGGCGTTTGCAGCGCATTGGTAAACCTAACACACAGCCCGAGACGATCTGGGCATTGAAAGACGTTTCGTTCGAGATAAAGCGTGGTGAAGTAGTCGGTATCATTGGTCGTAATGGTGCAGGAAAGAGCACACTGTTAAAGATTCTTTCTCGCGTCACGGAACCTACTGAGGGTTGTGCTGATATCTATGGTCGCGTGGGTTCGCTCCTGGAGGTTGGCACCGGCTTTCATCCGGAACTAACAGGGCGCGAGAATATTTATTTGAACGGCGCTATTCTGGGGATGAAACGCGCAGATATTGTGCGCAAGTTCGATGAGATTGTGGCGTTTGCTGAGATTGAAAAGTTTGTTGATACGCCGGTAAAACACTATTCAAGTGGGATGTATTTGCGTCTGGCTTTTGCTGTGGCTGCTCATCTTGAGCCAGAAATACTTCTGGTGGATGAGGTATTAGCAGTCGGAGATGCGGCTTTCCAGAAAAAGTGTTTGGGCAAAATGGGCGAAGTAGCGCGAGAAGGACGCACGGTACTATTTGTCAGCCACAACATGGCTGCGATTGAAGCGTTGTGTCCTATCACCTTTCTTGTTGATCACGGTACTATTGTTGCGTCCGGGGCGACAGCAGCAGTGATTACGAAGTATATGGATATTACCAGTTCGCTCAGCATAACTGAAACCTTAGAAAACCGTGTGGACCGACAAGGAGATGGGAGTATTCGTGTTACTTCGATATCTATTGAAGATACTGAGGGGAAAACAATTCATTGTGCCAGCAGGTTGCGAATTAGACTCTCTTACAAAAGCGACAAGCCAATCTATCGAGCTAGTATTCTCATTGGAATTTATGATCTTCGCAATACTGGCATCTATTTGTTGGATTCTGATGCTGTCGGCGGACTTCCAGAGGCAATGCCTCAAACAGGGACTTTAGTTTGTACCACTGCCCCCATCAACCTTACACCCGGGCGTTGCTATGTGAATGTAGCCATCTCCAAAGGTCCCATTTGGGCTGATTATGTTCAATATGCCGCGTTCTTCGATGTTGAATCGGAGGCTTTTTTTGCATCAGGAAAAGTTCCACCAAGAAGTTGGGTTACATGCTTACTTCGATATGAATGGATTCTGGATGACAAAGGGAGTATAAATGCACCAAATCAAAATTGACGAAATAACCTATCATCCTTCCTCTATTGTTGACCCCAATGGGAGACTATTTGAATGGCAAGGTCAGTTATTCCGTGCTATTGATGCAGAACATGCACCTTTTTATCGGTCTCTTTTTACTAAGGGGGTATTTGACCATCTTGAAAATAAAGGGTTAGTAATTCAGACGCAAATCGAACCACTCAGTGTGGAAGGTTTTGATATAGTTCTCAAACATCAGAAGGTCCCATTTGTATCATATCCATATGAATGGGCCGGGACAATGCTACGGGACGCGGCTTTACTCCTTCTTGATTTGAATGGAGAGCTTGCCGATTTTGGTTTAACAACTCAAGATGCTCATCCATGGAATATCCTATTCAATGGAACTAAACCAGTTTTTGTTGATGTTGGTTCCATTATACCTTTGCGGTCCCCCAATTCATGGAAACCACAATGGGAATTTCTACGTTGTTTTCTACGTCCATTATATCTTTTTTCCATTAATGAGAATAGATTGGCGCGTCTACTCATGCGTGATTATGCTGGAGTGTCTGAGGGTGACCTAGCTCATATTGGGAGACCGACGTTCGGCAGAGCATTTCGCGATCTGAAGCAGCGTGCAACAGCAACCTTCAAGGATCAGGTTAAAAATAACGAACAGCTATTTCGATTGGCAAAGATGACCCGCGATTTGTCACGGCATGGGGAACCGACGGGCACCCCCCAAAGCTCATCTCCGATAGACCAGTTACGTGCACTTAGAAGGCGAATTGAAAACATGGATTTTCCCATCCAGAAAACGCAATGGTCAGACTATTACTCTAGGGCACCATTTCCTTCGCTATCTGATCAAACAGATTGGACTGCAAAGAACAAGTCGGTGTTTGAGATAGTTAATGAACTAAACCCAACCACAGTTCTTGATGTAGCTAGCAATCGTGGATGGTTTTCGCAAATGTCTGCGAAACATGGTAGTCAGGTCGTTGCTCTTGATAATGATGAGGTTGCGATAAGTATGCTTTATCGTGACGCTAAACAAAGAGGAGATGCTATTTTTCCAGTTGTAATGGATATACTAAATCCTTCACCTGGGTATGGGTGGATAGGGCGTGGCTGGGCATTACCAGCTACGGATCGTTTGAAATGTGAGTTAGTACTGGCGCTTGCCTTAGTCCATCATCTTGTATTTAAATCCACTATACCAATGAAGTTCGCGCATATAGTCGATCTATTGGGATCCTTTGCAAAAAAATGGTTGTTGGTTGAGTTCATTCCACCGGAAGACAGTTATGTATCTTCTTGGGTTAATGAAAAGTATAGTTGGTATACTCTTGACAATTTTATCTGCGCTTTAGAAAAAGAGTTTCATGTGGTTCGTCAACTTGAGTCATATCCCGCTCCCCGAGTCATATTGTTGTGCCGACGAAACGGCGAATGATTGCCTCCAGCGTTGGTGAGGAGGAACCTCCTCTTGGTGCTAAGAAAAGCGTCATGAAATCTCAATTATTAAGTTTAGACCCCGGTCATCAAGTTTCTGTATTTGATTGGTTTCATGTACTGTTGGAAGAAATATCTGAACGCAGTCGTCAACTGAAGAGCAGGCAAAGACTAGGGAAACTATTCCCAGATGTTACCTTTTGCGGTGATGGATATGCTGATTCTAGTTGCGTGTTTGAAGATCATGTAACCGTTCACGCAGGCAGCCGGCTAATCAACTCTTCGATAGGACGATATTCATACATTGCACCTAATTGTCGTGTGAAATGGGCGCGTATTGGTAAGTTTTGCTCGATTGGTCCTGGTGTGCATGTGGGGTTGGGACGTCATCCATCTCGGGGATTCGTTTCCTGCCATCCGGCATTTTATGCAACGCACAATGCAGCAAGGGTGAGTTTCGTGACTGAAAATGTGTTCGAGGAGTTTGTTGATACACACGTGGGCAGTGACGTATGGATCGGGATGGGAGCATTAGTTTTGGATGGCGTCCGTATTGGAAACGGTGCGATCATCGGCGCGCGAGCCGTAGTTACAAGAGATGTGGCTCCCTTTGCTGTTGTCGGCGGCGTGCCTGCCAAGCTAATCCGATTCCGCTTTTCAGAAGAGCAGATCGCGTTTCTCAACGATCTGCACTGGTGGGATAAGGATGTGGATTGGATTCGGGAACATGCTCCGCTCTTTCGGGATATCAATCAGTTGTCCCAGAATCTCGGTTATCAGCCAGAGAACACGCTGTAAGTGATGGACGAACAACCGATTGTAACCATTGTGACGCCATCTTTTAATACGGTTCAGTACCTAGAACGAACAATTCAATCTGTGCTGGAGCAGGATTATCCGCACATTGAGTATATCGTTATGGATGCGGGTTCCACCGATGGCACATTAGATGTGATTCGCAAGTACGAGAATCGTATTGCACAATGGGTTAGTGAACCAGATCGCGGACAGAGTCACGCGATCAACAAGGGTTGGGCGTGTGGACATGGTAGCATTCTGGCTTGGCTCAACGCCGATGATCGGTATGCTTCGCCAACGACTGTTAGGGAAGCAGTTGAGTATTTGCAAGCGCACCCAGAAGTAATGATGGTTCATGGGCAAGCCAAGTTGGAAGACACTAGCGGCAATCTAATAGGAGTCAAAGGGGTCGCCTTCAACATGCTCAGTATGCTGTGTTCTTCCAGTTCCGGCATAATCCAACCTTCAGTTTTCGTGCGGCGAGCGGCATTGGACAAAGTTGGGAATGTAGATGAGGATTTGCACTATAAAATGGATGGTGATCTATGGCTGCGTATTGCGCTCCATTTCCCGGTGGGATTTGTACCGCATGTGTGGGCGCGAATTATTGTGCATCCGACGATGAAGAGCAATGCTCCCCAAGCACACCTCGAGGTGCTGAAAGTAACGCGCAAATTCTATGATCTTGTAGGGTTACCTCCTGAAGTCCATAAGGTGCGTCGCCAGGCATTTGCTTTGGCGTATATTCGGCATGCTCGTGGAAATATGATGTTAGGGAGACATTTGGACGCGCGTTTGGATTTGTTTCAAGCGATACGGCTATACCCAGGAGTGTTGCGACTGCACCGTTCATTAGTCATCCAGGGATTACTTGGTGAGAGAGTAAATACAGCGTTGCGTTTCTTCAAATCCAGGTATCGGGCGTTTTTGATAAATTTTGCCGAGGCTAATTAGTAATTGCATATCGTTTTCCAATCGGAACGATCTGATCAGGTTTTGATCGAGCAAAAGAATAATGACCACCAAGTGTCACTTCCACAGGAGGATTTGGACCTGGCGCTGGAACTGCTCAAGCGTCTAAATCGCTTGACGTTTGCGAATGGACATCGCGTGTCTGAATATGTTACCGTGGATGGCTTCGAGCCATGGTGGTTCCAGCAAGAGAACATCTA
The window above is part of the Nitrospirota bacterium genome. Proteins encoded here:
- a CDS encoding ABC transporter ATP-binding protein, coding for MSDVAIRVDKLGKQYRIGKSQAGYQTFRESISGALVAPLRRLQRIGKPNTQPETIWALKDVSFEIKRGEVVGIIGRNGAGKSTLLKILSRVTEPTEGCADIYGRVGSLLEVGTGFHPELTGRENIYLNGAILGMKRADIVRKFDEIVAFAEIEKFVDTPVKHYSSGMYLRLAFAVAAHLEPEILLVDEVLAVGDAAFQKKCLGKMGEVAREGRTVLFVSHNMAAIEALCPITFLVDHGTIVASGATAAVITKYMDITSSLSITETLENRVDRQGDGSIRVTSISIEDTEGKTIHCASRLRIRLSYKSDKPIYRASILIGIYDLRNTGIYLLDSDAVGGLPEAMPQTGTLVCTTAPINLTPGRCYVNVAISKGPIWADYVQYAAFFDVESEAFFASGKVPPRSWVTCLLRYEWILDDKGSINAPNQN
- a CDS encoding glycosyltransferase is translated as MDEQPIVTIVTPSFNTVQYLERTIQSVLEQDYPHIEYIVMDAGSTDGTLDVIRKYENRIAQWVSEPDRGQSHAINKGWACGHGSILAWLNADDRYASPTTVREAVEYLQAHPEVMMVHGQAKLEDTSGNLIGVKGVAFNMLSMLCSSSSGIIQPSVFVRRAALDKVGNVDEDLHYKMDGDLWLRIALHFPVGFVPHVWARIIVHPTMKSNAPQAHLEVLKVTRKFYDLVGLPPEVHKVRRQAFALAYIRHARGNMMLGRHLDARLDLFQAIRLYPGVLRLHRSLVIQGLLGERVNTALRFFKSRYRAFLINFAEAN
- a CDS encoding CatB-related O-acetyltransferase, coding for MKSQLLSLDPGHQVSVFDWFHVLLEEISERSRQLKSRQRLGKLFPDVTFCGDGYADSSCVFEDHVTVHAGSRLINSSIGRYSYIAPNCRVKWARIGKFCSIGPGVHVGLGRHPSRGFVSCHPAFYATHNAARVSFVTENVFEEFVDTHVGSDVWIGMGALVLDGVRIGNGAIIGARAVVTRDVAPFAVVGGVPAKLIRFRFSEEQIAFLNDLHWWDKDVDWIREHAPLFRDINQLSQNLGYQPENTL
- a CDS encoding class I SAM-dependent methyltransferase — protein: MHQIKIDEITYHPSSIVDPNGRLFEWQGQLFRAIDAEHAPFYRSLFTKGVFDHLENKGLVIQTQIEPLSVEGFDIVLKHQKVPFVSYPYEWAGTMLRDAALLLLDLNGELADFGLTTQDAHPWNILFNGTKPVFVDVGSIIPLRSPNSWKPQWEFLRCFLRPLYLFSINENRLARLLMRDYAGVSEGDLAHIGRPTFGRAFRDLKQRATATFKDQVKNNEQLFRLAKMTRDLSRHGEPTGTPQSSSPIDQLRALRRRIENMDFPIQKTQWSDYYSRAPFPSLSDQTDWTAKNKSVFEIVNELNPTTVLDVASNRGWFSQMSAKHGSQVVALDNDEVAISMLYRDAKQRGDAIFPVVMDILNPSPGYGWIGRGWALPATDRLKCELVLALALVHHLVFKSTIPMKFAHIVDLLGSFAKKWLLVEFIPPEDSYVSSWVNEKYSWYTLDNFICALEKEFHVVRQLESYPAPRVILLCRRNGE